One Malaclemys terrapin pileata isolate rMalTer1 chromosome 9, rMalTer1.hap1, whole genome shotgun sequence DNA window includes the following coding sequences:
- the TTC14 gene encoding tetratricopeptide repeat protein 14 isoform X6 → MERDLLRQALGFHGPALLSLLRTEQHDNPDFRGLLPPGGPSLEPPREAQHQPPARKEKRIDNIEIQHFIAKKADLLFALSWKPSVSTDSESNEENEDCYAVMPPLEQFMEVPSEDRRELFFRDIERGDVVIGRISSIREFGFFMVLICLGSGVAREISQLEITALCPLRDVPSHSNHGDPLSYYQTGDIIQAAIKDIDRYHEKLTISLHSSALPPRLSSTKLGVISSEDLPLHYRRSVEVASTSETYEKVLHHSLGFANPAVVEFLLGKLGLSESSPPSLMRGLQSKNFNEEDFAFALRKKQSASWALKCVKIGVDYFKVGRHVEAMNEYNKALEIDVQNVEALVARGALYATKGSLNKAIDDFEVALKHCPTHRNARKYLCQTLVERGGQLEEEDNLLNAQNYYKRALILDETFKEAEDALLKLRKHMQ, encoded by the exons ATGGAGCGGGACCTGCTCCGCCAGGCGCTGGGTTTCCATGGCCCCGCGCTGCTCTCCCTGCTCCGCACCGAGCAGCACGATAACCCCGACTTCCGGGGCCTCCTGCCTCCCgggggccccagcctggagccgccCCGGGAAGCCCAGCATCAGCCGCCCGCCAG gaAAGAGAAGAGAATTGATAACATTGAGATACAACACTTCATTGCCAAAAAAGCTGATCTCCTTTTTGCTCTTTCATGGAAACCAAGTGTATCAACAGATTCAGAATCAAATGAAGAGAATGAAG ATTGTTATGCTGTTATGCCACCCCTGGAGCAGTTCATGGAGGTGCCaagtgaggacaggagggagctGTTTTTCCGAGACATTGAGCGTGGCGATGTTGTGATCGGAAGGATTAGTTCTATTCGTGAATTTGGCTTTTTCATGGTGTTAATCTGTCTGGGCAGTGGCGTCGCCAGAGAGATCTCGCAGTTAGAAATCACT GCTCTTTGTCCATTGAGAGATGTGCCTTCTCATAGCAACCATGGTGATCCTTTATCATATTATCAAACTGGAGACATTATACAAG ctGCAATCAAGGACATTGATCGTTACCATGAAAAACTCACGATATcactgcacagctctgctcttcCACCCCGTCTATCTAGTACTAAACTGGGGGTAATTAGTTCTGAAGACTTGCCTTTACATTATAG GAGAAGTGTTGAAGTAGCCAGTACTTCGGAGACGTATGAAAAAGTCTTACATCATTCCTTGGGATTTGCTAATCCAGCAGTAGTTGAATTTTTATTAGGAAAACTAGGACTAAGTGAATCCAGCCCACCATCATTAATGAGAGGCCTGCAAAG caaaaacTTCAATGAAGAAGACTTTGCCTTTGCATTGAGGAAAAAGCAATCTGCATCTTGGGCCTTGAAATG TGTGAAGATTGGGGTTGATTATTTTAAGGTTGGCCGCCATGTAGAGGCTATGAATGAATACAACAAGGCCTTGGAAATAGATGTACAAAATGTTGAAGCCTTGGTAGCTCGTGGGGCACt TTATGCAACAAAAGGAAGTTTAAACAAAGCCATAGATGATTTTGAAGTTGCATTAAAACACTGTCCAACCCATAGAAATGCAAGGAAATACCTCTGTCAGACACTTGTGGAAAGAGGAGGCCA